One Setaria viridis chromosome 3, Setaria_viridis_v4.0, whole genome shotgun sequence DNA window includes the following coding sequences:
- the LOC117847972 gene encoding GDSL esterase/lipase At2g42990, producing MSPQSLCYRLLLLVLHFAFSSSRATAGNVSAIIVFGDSTVDTGNNNFIPTVAKANFPPYGCDFDGGVATGRFSNGRLVTDFVSEMLGLPSSVPAYLDTGYTIDQLATGLSFASAGAGLDNLTAKFTTAISLSQQLEYFEEFIERLKLAKGHSVADEIISEALYIFSIGTNDFILNYFALPIRRAQYTTLEYVAYLIGLADAAVRDAYRLGARKIGFTGLGPFGCIPAERTLNLDETGGCNEEYNQVAMRFNAELQDAVRKLNRGLAGAQVVYADTYSVLSTIVANPSDYGFDENVAQGCCGTGRIETSVLCGLEEPLTCQDPNKYLFFDSAHPSERACKIIANDILNSALRVFL from the exons ATGTCCCCACAAAGCCTTTGCTACCGTCTGCTGCTTCTCGTCTTGCATTTCGCATTCTCGTCCAGCAGAGCCACCGCCGGCAACGTCTCGGCGATCATCGTTTTCGGGGACTCGACGGTCGACACAGGCAACAACAACTTCATCCCCACCGTCGCGAAGGCCAATTTCCCACCATATGGGTGTGACTTCGATGGGGGCGTCGCCACTGGCCGGTTCTCCAATGGCCGCCTTGTCACAGACTTCGTTTCAGAGATGTTGGGGTTACCATCATCTGTGCCGGCCTATCTCGACACCGGCTACACGATCGACCAACTCGCCACCGGTTTGAGCTTTGCTTCTGCAGGCGCCGGGCTGGATAATTTAACAGCAAAATTCACA ACGGCAATATCCTTGAGCCAGCAGCTGGAGTACTTCGAGGAGTTCATAGAAAGACTGAAACTCGCAAAGGGGCATTCCGTGGCCGACGAGATCATCTCCGAGGCTCTGTACATCTTCAGCATCGGCACCAACGATTTCATCCTGAACTACTTCGCCCTCCCAATTCGCCGCGCCCAGTATACCACGCTGGAGTACGTCGCCTACCTCATCGGCCTCGCCGATGCGGCCGTTCGTGACGCCTACCGCCTTGGCGCCCGCAAGATCGGGTTCACGGGCCTCGGGCCATTTGGGTGCATACCTGCCGAGAGGACGCTGAATCTCGACGAGACAGGCGGTTGCAACGAGGAGTACAACCAGGTGGCCATGCGATTCAACGCCGAACTGCAGGATGCCGTGAGGAAGCTCAACCgtggcctcgccggcgcgcagGTGGTGTACGCAGATACCTACAGCGTGTTGTCTACCATCGTTGCCAACCCGTCGGACTACG GATTTGATGAGAACGTTGCGCAAGGTTGCTGTGGCACAGGACGCATCGAGACATCGGTCCTTTGCGGCTTGGAGGAGCCACTGACGTGTCAAGACCCGAATAAGTATTTGTTCTTCGATTCAGCTCATCCGTCGGAGCGGGCCTGCAAGATAATAGCTAATGACATTCTGAACTCTGCATTGCGAGTATTCCTTTGA
- the LOC117850428 gene encoding uncharacterized protein produces MRGGSRPTPAALFLLAAAGICAQFATVLAGDPKDDKKTEAQPKGHTGKTVLFVLLGVGAVILLSFFIFKYWQKKKREEQHARLLKLFEEDDDIEVELGLRD; encoded by the exons ATGAGGGGCGGATCCAGACCGACCCCGGCCGCCCTGTTCCTCCTCGCTGCCGCCGGGATCTGCGCCCAGTTCGCCACAG TGCTAGCCGGTGatcccaaggatgataagaAAACTGAAGCTCAGCCGAAGGGTCATACTGGCAAAACAGTTTTGTTTGTCCTCCTAGGAGTGGGGGCAGTCATTCTGttgtcattttttattttcaagtactggcagaagaagaaaagggaggaGCAACATGCACGTCTGCTAAAGCTATTTGAAGAGGACGACGACATTGAGGTTGAGCTTGGTCTTAGAGATTGA